The proteins below are encoded in one region of Equus przewalskii isolate Varuska chromosome 1, EquPr2, whole genome shotgun sequence:
- the ANKRD34C gene encoding ankyrin repeat domain-containing protein 34C, producing the protein MMDDDTELRTDGNSLLKAVWLGRLRLTRLLLEGGAYINESNDKGETALMVACITKHVDQQSISKSKMVKYLLDNRADPNIQDKSGKTALIHACIGRAGGEVVSLLLENGADPSLEDRTGASALVYAINADDKDALKHLLDACKAKGKEVIIITTDKSSSGTKTTKQYLNVPPSPKVEDRQSPPLCASPSNIELKAPGLGCPPSEKEDDFFSLQTGHPSGCNTSKALNELESPTRKVGNLKRARLPQLKRLQSEPWGLIAPSVLAASMHQDETHGASIDNEVVKSISDVSFPKRGPLSRTNSIDGKDLTLFPLVTEQVLKISASSAPASWKAAYEKGQASHPRLARRGTLPVDQEKGGISSSGPSGLKDAASLKQLENDLYDLDLQPGADPSNSVSLESGKGPLDRKKLNSSHLSLLHGSRESLDTVPSTSPSSVRRRPPHLLERRGSGTLLLDRISHTRPGFLPPLNINLNPPVLDVRSSSKPSSPLAGGLKSMVPVAPSSPKRVELRSKKKLLRRHSMQVEQMKQLSDFEEIMT; encoded by the coding sequence ATGATGGATGATGACACCGAACTGAGGACTGATGGCAACTCACTTTTAAAGGCTGTGTGGCTGGGGAGGCTCAGGCTGACCAGACTTCTCCTAGAAGGAGGGGCTTATATCAACGAAAGCAATGACAAAGGTGAAACAGCTCTCATGGTGGCATGCATCACCAAACATGTGGACCAGCAAAGCATCAGCAAGTCCAAGATGGTGAAGTACCTGCTGGACAATAGGGCAGACCCCAATATTCAGGACAAGTCTGGCAAGACTGCTCTCATCCATGCTTGCATCggaagagctggaggagaggtGGTTTCCTTGTTACTGGAGAACGGAGCAGATCCCAGCCTCGAGGATCGTACTGGGGCTTCAGCCCTGGTTTATGCAATTAACGCAGATGACAAAGATGCACTGAAACATCTCCTTGATGCCTGCAAAGCCAAAGGGAAGGAGGTGATTATTATAACAACGGATAAATCATCTTCAGGCACCAAAACCACCAAACAGTATCTTAATGTCCCTCCTTCACCCAAAGTAGAAGACAGACAGTCGCCTCCACTGTGTGCATCTCCCTCAAATATTGAACTGAAGGCTCCAGGCCTGGGCTGTCCACCCAGTGAGAAGGAAGATGACTTCTTCAGCCTCCAAACAGGGCACCCAAGTGGTTGCAACACCTCTAAGGCTCTTAATGAGCTCGAGTCACCCACCAGGAAAGTCGGGAACCTCAAAAGGGCCCGTTTACCCCAACTGAAGAGGCTCCAGTCTGAACCCTGGGGCCTGATCGCGCCCTCTGTGCTGGCAGCCTCCATGCATCAGGATGAGACCCATGGTGCCAGCATCGACAATGAGGTCGTCAAAAGCATTAGTGATGTGTCCTTCCCCAAAAGGGGGCCCCTTTCCAGAACCAACAGTATTGATGGCAAAGACCTCACCCTCTTCCCCCTGGTCACAGAGCAGGTTCTGAAGATTTCAGCCTCTTCAGCACCAGCATCCTGGAAGGCAGCCTATGAGAAAGGTCAGGCTTCCCACCCACGTCTGGCCAGAAGAGGAACTCTCCCTGTTGACCAAGAGAAGGGTGGTATCAGCTCATCCGGTCCCTCTGGACTCAAAGATGCAGCATCCCTCAAACAGCTAGAAAATGACCTCTATGATTTAGATTTGCAGCCAGGGGCTGACCCATCCAACTCCGTTTCCCTTGAATCAGGCAAAGGACCTTTAGATAGAAAGAAGCTCAACAGCTCCCACTTGTCTCTTCTCCATGGCTCTCGGGAGTCCCTGGACACCGTGCCCAGCACATCTCCCAGCTCAGTGCGCCGTAGGCCACCACATCTTCTAGAAAGACGAGGTTCTGGAACTTTGCTACTAGACCGAATTTCTCACACTAGGCCTGGCTTCCTTCCACCTTTAAATATAAATCTGAACCCACCTGTCCTGGATGTTAGATCCAGCAGCAAACCTTCCTCTCCACTTGCTGGTGGCTTAAAATCCATGGTTCCTGTTGCTCCTAGTTCACCAAAGAGAGTTGAGTTGAGAAGTAAAAAGAAGCTCCTCAGAAGGCATTCTATGCAAGTTGAACAGATGAAGCAGTTGTCTGACTTCGAAGAAATCATGACCTAG